The stretch of DNA ATTTTCAATAACATCGAGGATGCGCTTGGAGCCACTCTCCTGTTCGTGCGTGAATTTTGCCACATGCTCAACCATCATCCTCATCGTCCCTATGGCTTCTTTTATCTGTATGATCCCCCTTGTTTGTTCTGCTGTCGCCCTCTCGATTGTCCTGGCCATCTCAGAGGACTTTTCCGAGATGTGTAAGGTCTCCCTGAAAGCGTCTCCAATCTTCATGACAAGGGCATTCCCTTTATGAGCTATCTGTTTGCTATTTTGAGCGACGTTTATGGCCTCTGCCATCTCACCCTGGACGGTCCTGATAATATTCGATATCTCTTTTGTAGAAGAAGCTGCCCTATCCGCAAGGGCGCCGATCTCATCTGCAACAACTGAGAATCCTTTTCCATATTCTCCTGCCTGTGCTGCAAGGATAGCTGCATTAAGACTCAATAGATTTGTCTGCTCGGTCACATTTTTTATTACAGAAAGTATTTTTTCTATATCCTTGGACCTTGCTCCAAGCCGTTCCATCAGCTCCGAGGACTTCTCTATGGATTCAGATATTTTTTCCATGCCTTCCACAGCATCTATTACTGACATCATGCCGACCTCTGACACAACCTTTGTAACCTGAGATGCATGACGGGCGGACTCCTTAGCGCTGCCTTCCACTTCTTTGACATTGGCACTTATCTCTTCCACAGCAGCTACGGTCTCTTCTGTGGATGAGGAGAGTTCCTCTGTGCTATAAGCAATCTCCTTTGCAGTGGTTGACATTTCTAAGACTGTTGTATAGGTATCTATAAGTGATTGAAACAACTGGTTTGTGTTCTCTGCGACCCCCTCAGATGTGGACCGTATCTCAGAAAGGGAAGAGAGATTTTCAGAGGAAAAACCAGAGAGGCTGTTAGTGCTGTTAAATGTTTCTTTCTGTGCAGCATCCGCCTTTTTCATGGCTGAGACTACATCTTCCGTGTACCTGAACTGGCTGTTTGTGGCATCTGTGACTTTCCTTAGTGTTATATTTATCTGTTTTATGGCCATTATTACGTCGTTGGCAG from Nitrospirota bacterium encodes:
- a CDS encoding type IV pili methyl-accepting chemotaxis transducer N-terminal domain-containing protein: MKISTGLKIFVLVMMAFSLAGMVSVSIQFTSMSDNARVVNYSGIVRGATQRLVKLEIAGQQPDKLIAQLDKIVNGLINGDKELQLPRAQDQEFLAKMREVERAWGGLKEAIRKARQDKAHTDSLLKESEEYFELTNKAVFTAEGFSKSKATTLKTMQTTLLILTVIALIIIILLSQKKIARPLSDLAERVTKVADGDLRISIDYGSKGRTGVHEVGMLSKGFNFLTQKLRGAIRNLHSTANDVIMAIKQINITLRKVTDATNSQFRYTEDVVSAMKKADAAQKETFNSTNSLSGFSSENLSSLSEIRSTSEGVAENTNQLFQSLIDTYTTVLEMSTTAKEIAYSTEELSSSTEETVAAVEEISANVKEVEGSAKESARHASQVTKVVSEVGMMSVIDAVEGMEKISESIEKSSELMERLGARSKDIEKILSVIKNVTEQTNLLSLNAAILAAQAGEYGKGFSVVADEIGALADRAASSTKEISNIIRTVQGEMAEAINVAQNSKQIAHKGNALVMKIGDAFRETLHISEKSSEMARTIERATAEQTRGIIQIKEAIGTMRMMVEHVAKFTHEQESGSKRILDVIENVKNMSELVNKGMQEQAAGIRLMSKNLELANEKIKQIAGSTSEQKKTNEGILMAMEEIKAAGDSTLSVINEMSTSFNTLYQEAEALKKDIEGFKFE